A portion of the Oxynema aestuarii AP17 genome contains these proteins:
- a CDS encoding DUF928 domain-containing protein, with protein sequence MAWKFFHIFATWIFLSTAFGLSTLSLDSRPVRAQGTVTTESEGLTTEWNSFEPPDRGTPGRRVGGGTRSRCPRAALELTALVPETNLGRTVAAYPTLFFYVPGIPNSSEKVEFELVDANDPDRVLYKSLVSIPERGGTIAISVPDDGSATPLEPDTYYNWYLSFECDPNMLVGGWIERVELTTPLQDELEAASPGDRLAIYEREGLWYDLLAELFQLRQDRPADPLLEARWQQLLATVKLDDRAEEPLLDLPMMPLEAPDAPNEEF encoded by the coding sequence ATGGCTTGGAAATTTTTCCACATTTTTGCGACTTGGATTTTTCTTTCGACGGCATTCGGTCTCTCGACCCTCTCCCTCGATTCCCGACCCGTTCGCGCTCAAGGGACGGTGACGACAGAGTCGGAAGGGTTGACGACGGAATGGAATTCGTTCGAGCCACCGGATCGCGGTACCCCCGGTCGCCGTGTCGGCGGCGGAACGCGCAGTCGCTGTCCGCGAGCGGCATTGGAGTTGACCGCTCTGGTTCCCGAAACCAATTTAGGACGAACGGTTGCCGCCTATCCCACGTTATTTTTCTACGTCCCCGGGATTCCCAACTCTTCGGAAAAAGTTGAGTTCGAGTTGGTCGATGCCAACGATCCCGATCGCGTCTTGTACAAAAGCCTGGTTTCGATTCCGGAACGAGGCGGCACGATCGCCATTTCGGTTCCCGATGACGGCAGCGCTACTCCCTTAGAACCGGATACCTATTACAACTGGTATTTATCCTTCGAGTGCGATCCCAATATGCTCGTGGGAGGGTGGATCGAGCGCGTGGAACTCACCACCCCCCTCCAAGACGAACTCGAAGCCGCTTCGCCGGGCGATCGCCTCGCCATTTACGAACGCGAAGGGCTCTGGTACGACCTGCTGGCCGAACTGTTCCAACTGCGACAAGATCGACCCGCCGATCCTCTCCTAGAGGCACGCTGGCAGCAACTGCTGGCGACGGTCAAACTCGACGATCGCGCCGAGGAACCCCTGCTCGACCTGCCGATGATGCCGTTAGAGGCGCCTGACGCTCCGAATGAGGAGTTTTAA
- a CDS encoding ShlB/FhaC/HecB family hemolysin secretion/activation protein, with the protein MSSLVRTIADSPVVSGWNGRIRLGAIALTCAIVPFWGAANAAALSSPFPAPSHRGELEISGNLAQTPPPEPPTQQPIEPLPEAEPTTPEEEEPVLEPPTPEGEPPESGIQIEIREVRVSGSTVLEASEIDEIAASVEGRSVTLEELREVADRITQLYLDRGYITSRAILADQTIEDGVVEITIVEGSLEKIEVEGNNRVRESYIRSRVALGATQPLNTARLEDRLRLLRIDPLFENIEASLRAGSELGKSILTVRVQEASPWSGGFSVDNYSPPSVGSERLGANLRFRNLTGFGDEISATSYLGLGDSQSFDFSYRIPVNAMNGTIALRVAPNQNGIVQEPFDEFNIEGESDLYEVSFRQPFVRSPRQEFALSLGFTHQESQTFVDGEPFPFGTGPDEDGISRTSVVKFGLDYLRRDVSGAWSVRSLFNLGTGMFDATTNDDPIPDGRFFSWIGQVQRVQRLGSAQLLILQGDVQLSPDPLLSSQQFVIGGGQSLRGYRQNVRSGDNGFRFSVENRIAIARDASGIPIFQVAPFFDVGTVWNHDDNPNRLPRETFLAGVGVGVLWQLFPGFNLRLDYARPIFEIDDKGENAQDEGFYFNVNYQF; encoded by the coding sequence ATGAGTTCCCTCGTTCGCACCATCGCTGACTCTCCTGTTGTTTCCGGTTGGAATGGTCGGATCCGGTTGGGCGCGATCGCCTTAACCTGCGCGATCGTGCCGTTCTGGGGGGCAGCGAACGCCGCCGCATTGTCCTCGCCGTTTCCCGCGCCATCCCATCGAGGCGAACTGGAGATCTCCGGGAACCTCGCCCAGACGCCGCCCCCCGAACCGCCGACCCAGCAACCGATCGAACCCCTACCGGAGGCGGAACCGACGACCCCGGAGGAAGAAGAACCCGTCCTCGAACCGCCGACCCCGGAAGGCGAACCTCCCGAGAGTGGGATTCAAATCGAAATCCGCGAAGTCCGCGTGAGTGGATCGACGGTGTTAGAAGCGTCGGAAATTGACGAAATCGCAGCTTCCGTAGAGGGGCGATCGGTGACGCTGGAAGAATTGAGGGAAGTGGCCGATCGCATCACCCAGTTATATCTGGATCGCGGTTATATTACCTCCCGCGCGATTTTAGCCGATCAAACCATTGAAGATGGGGTCGTCGAGATTACGATCGTCGAAGGTAGTTTGGAGAAAATCGAAGTCGAGGGAAATAACCGCGTTCGCGAGAGTTACATTCGTTCGCGGGTGGCGTTGGGGGCGACCCAACCGTTAAATACGGCGCGTTTGGAAGATCGATTGCGCTTGTTGCGAATCGATCCGTTATTCGAGAATATCGAAGCGAGTTTGCGGGCGGGAAGTGAGTTAGGGAAGAGTATTCTCACCGTTAGGGTACAAGAGGCGAGTCCCTGGAGTGGGGGCTTCAGCGTCGATAACTATTCGCCGCCGAGTGTGGGGTCGGAACGGTTGGGGGCGAATCTGCGGTTTCGCAATTTAACCGGGTTTGGCGATGAAATTTCGGCCACGTCTTATCTTGGATTGGGGGATTCTCAGTCCTTCGATTTCAGTTATCGGATTCCAGTGAATGCGATGAACGGCACGATCGCCCTTCGGGTGGCGCCCAATCAGAATGGGATCGTCCAGGAACCGTTCGACGAATTTAATATTGAGGGGGAATCGGATTTATATGAAGTTAGTTTTCGGCAACCGTTCGTGCGATCGCCCCGGCAGGAATTTGCCCTCTCGTTAGGGTTTACGCACCAGGAAAGTCAAACCTTTGTGGACGGGGAACCGTTTCCCTTCGGGACCGGACCCGACGAGGACGGGATTAGCCGCACCAGTGTGGTGAAATTCGGTCTCGACTACCTGCGGCGGGATGTCAGTGGGGCCTGGTCGGTGCGATCGCTGTTCAATTTGGGGACTGGGATGTTCGACGCCACCACCAATGACGATCCGATTCCGGACGGGCGCTTTTTCAGTTGGATCGGTCAAGTCCAGCGCGTCCAGCGTTTGGGCAGTGCGCAATTGTTAATTCTTCAAGGGGACGTACAGCTTTCCCCCGATCCGTTACTTTCGTCTCAGCAGTTCGTCATCGGCGGCGGGCAATCCTTGCGCGGTTACCGCCAAAACGTGCGATCGGGGGATAATGGGTTTCGTTTTTCCGTAGAAAACCGGATCGCGATCGCCCGGGATGCGTCCGGAATTCCGATTTTTCAAGTGGCGCCCTTTTTCGATGTCGGCACGGTCTGGAACCACGACGACAACCCCAACCGCTTGCCCCGGGAAACGTTTTTAGCAGGGGTCGGCGTCGGGGTGCTGTGGCAACTCTTTCCCGGCTTCAACCTACGCCTCGACTATGCCCGTCCCATTTTCGAGATTGACGACAAAGGCGAGAACGCACAGGATGAAGGGTTTTATTTTAATGTCAACTATCAATTTTAA